The genomic region CCGCGTTAATGTTAGCACAAATGGCGTGTGACTTATCCCTGTAATGGACTTTTCTTGTGATTTACTTGATGATATATTGCTTGTGTGCTAATCACCTACAGAGGTCCACGTAAATTATGATCAAACAAGAATAGCGGTTTTTCGGAGGGAAGCAgcttgttgtggtggcagcccggctgacggtgagtgtcctggttttttctcctttttttgtctgtgattctgttttttccctggttttctctgttcacTGCCTGcttccctgtgtctcctccaccgtgtgctctctctctctctccctccgctcctgagcccagccaacgacccgcacctgcatctcgtcaacctcctcctctgcctgccacacctgccagcaatcaactctACCTCTGCCAGTAGGCTacttcaaccccggttctccacactaCCTCTGTGCTTGATCGTCATTGCTCCAAACCTGGTGCCACTCCATCACTCAAGCTCTTGCACGCATTCAGCATCTTGTttatttccctgtgctttgtcccCACAgtgtcactaaccctgtctttccGTCTGTttctccccaggttcactcaccctcgtcctccgtctggtcagctgggctcgctcacctgccctctcccctcgggCTTCCCCCCACGGCATCCTCCCAGTCCTcccgtgcctcctctcttcctcactccccagtgtccccaggctctctggtctcagtctccttggttccccgtacCTGCGTTTCCCCAGCAATCACCTCTCCCTCGACTCCAGTCCCTCACCCCTTTTTTCCCAATAAAACCCATTAACCTGGaacgttgcatttgggtccactctgtccacaCCACACCCGTAACAGAACGATCAAGCCACAAAATGGACCCAGCAACCACCCTCCAGGAGGCAGCGAGTCAGCTCTGCGTGGAGCTTTTGGAGTTGGAGAAGTGGAGGAACTCGAGTCACGCGGGCTACAAGAAGGCGCTTCTGACCTTTGGCCAGGTAAAAGTCTCCTAGAGGCCGTACCTGAGAGACCCCATTCCTGAGTGGCTGGACAGGTTTTTCCACCTCCCCGCTAGCCCCCGGTGGACTCCTTCCCGACCTGCTAGTTGCAGGCTGGGAAGCGTCCTCCTGACCTACCAGGCCCCTGCCGCTGGCCGCTAGCCCCCATACCTTGTTGGGGGTTCCGATTGACACCAGCCCCGTCGGTGGTCTGTCCGACTCCTGCTCCTCGCACCAAGGCCCTCAGCCCAACAGTCCCATCCCTGATTCCCCCTGCTGCTGTCTCGCTGCCGGCCTCTAGCCATAGCTCAGGCTCTCGACCTGACTCTAGATATATCTGTTTGCATTTCTATAATATTTGGTATTGAACGGACTTCTCAGACTCCTCAGTTCTTCCCTCATCAACCAACTCGGAAGTCGTTGCACTTAAACAACTCCGACTCAAGGTGCGAGACcagtgaacaatgtttatttttaagaaaCGTCTGAGCTTGCTATTATTCCCCTCCCTCAGTTACCTATAACTTGCCAGCTGCGCGCGGTCACATGTAAGAAAGGACAAACGCCTGCAGCTACTgtcattcatcataaactttggctttaaaacttcatacaacaaggccaaAACAAAGAActgctgaatgcaaaataggttagtaacctgagatTAGTGAACATGttcagctcagcattggccatctaaaattagcttgcttcttgctttagctacgacctaacctccgactgtcgttcattacaaaaagatgaatgagcgtttgtttgcttgcttgtGGTGGTTgattaatgtaatcatttatgtcccactggctgccatcgcgttaataattaacgtcGGCTGCAAACAATTTACAGGTTCATTGTTCATCACGCAATGTTAGTTTTATTCagttataatgttacactgggtttgagagtctggggatgtgttgacttacagtagtttaagctgtcattgattgcattgcacattacatggttgtgctctgtgacaaacaggtttattgttaagtaatgttgcagttttatttaacattagttaacattacactgggtttgagtcTGACTTGCAgtagttaaagaggtggtattatgctttttggctttttccctcttctttattgagttatataccttttttgtgtatgtaataggtttgcaaagtgaaaaagtccagcccaaagggagttcccatctcccacagaaaacactgcactgcttgtttgtagtccagtccctgtgacgacacagggatgaatGCTAAATACACctcataacgctcgccaagcagctagtccgacacgccctcaaaaacaccggtggaaaaacagagctgcagcatacacctcctctcctttccaaacactagctaccctccaggcaatcaatggacataaagttgttactgtgatgtagagacagagctcagttaaaacttcatggatgaaagatacttttgctACAGGTTAATAACTCACCcttctgaaactcttgctccagtctatgttgccaagctggttggcaacatgtacagctgaaacaaagccgtgtttaccggcttctcattggcccgcccttctctgcttctgattggctagtagtccttaactaggaactgcgcatgtgcaactcccagcaAAGATCATttactccatagctaaaacaaagctttCAACACAGGGCAAAAAGAGGAGCTGTAGCAATGtgcaggattaaaaaaaaacagggaaaattaaactatataaacctgctctggtacaacccctaaataggattttgaacctgaaaatgagcataatatcaCCGCTTCAGTAAGCtgtgattaattgcattgcacattacatggttgtgctctgtaagtgaaaaacaggttacagttaaaGAATCCCTTTTAGCTATGCAGTTTTCTAAGCAACTTGGATTGAGCGCAGCAGGTGATGCAACATTcattgagacttgacttggactctaactcaaagacttgtgagcatctctggggGAAGGGtattgtaattttaattttggcTGAAGTTAGGGTCTAACTTTGTTAGCAGAGGAggatctgtttttttctttgcctaAAGATATATATCAGCCTTCCTTTGCAATGTAGTAAATAGTTacatcaaaaacacaattttcccCAGTGCCAAGGCTCATAAATGTGCACATGGCCATATGAAAAATCAAAATCGTTGCAGCAGAACCTGAGATATTGTCTTTTATTCCAAGCATTCTTCTAATTCATCCACATTGAAACTAAACAAACTCTCATCAGGCTGTCTCTGGAGCCACAACAGGCTTCAATACTTTTTTCACACATGTAGTAGTACTCCCCAAGACTTTGATacgtaaaatcagtggagttccCCTTCAATGTGTACACTGTTGGCGCACATGAGACGTTccatcaatattttaaaatataaacatgttgtAGCAATTTAACattataaaattaatttgaCATGTTGTAGGGAAGGTGTTTTTATTCAAAGTCGAGAGGAGGGTTTAATGAAAACTATTACAACCCTGGGGAGGGCCTTGCTTTTTTATAGTGAAATGCAAGGTTCAGCCTCCTCTCACCACCCCAAGAATTTTAGTCCCTTATGACTCTCAGCTGGCAGATGGCACCCAGTTTGAATCTCTGTTTCTGCTCCTCAGCAGGGAATATCAGAGTATTTGCCCTGTGAAACATCCACTAAAACTGCTTCAGAGCCTTTTGCCCTTCTGGCTTTTCGTAAACACCTCAGGCAACCAGGAGGTCTGATTATCCGTGTTACGCCAGGCGTCTAATCACACAAAGCAGCAGGCCAAATTGCTAAATCTATTACAGAATCTCTGCATATTCATGATCTCAATAACAAATGTGTTTGGGTTAATTTTCCATCTTCAGTTTTGGGTTGTATGGTTTTGACTCAGCGCTGACAAGTTGTGCGCAGTCCGCCAAGTATTGTGTGAAAAGCCTCAATTACAGTATGTAGGTGTCTACTGTTGAGACACCTAAACGTCTGTAAGCGCTGGTTATCTTGAAAGATACACACAGTTGCAATATTGTGGTATAATGGAGCTCAAGTCGCGCATTTATCCAAGCTGCCAAACAAGATCACTGTgtctccctcacacacaaatgtgcaggGGAAGTCACATAACATATGTTGTCCAGAAAACAAAATCTTGCTTCAGAACTATTGGGATGCTCTGAGCTTTCAATGCTATCAAGGGGATACAACTGTAGAAACAGTGAGAGCTGTTATGACCGCTTCAGCAGGGTCCCCTCCGTTCTCATTTCCCTCTGTTAATTTGTTTGAGTGCATGAGCAACCATTAGTTAGGGTCACGAGATGAAAGTGTTTAATTATCTGCGTGTCACTCTGGAAGTGGTTTACAGTATCTCTGTGTGTAATGTTTGAcagcaaataatttttttaaaaacacacctgTTGCATGTGCATTCAAGCTCTCTGAGAAAGCAAAAGATAGATTTCAAAATGCAGAAGAAAACAGTTGCTGCTCACAATTACGCTTGAGTTTTCAGATATGAGCTGTATACCTGACTGCTCTGTTCAATAAATTACATTGgtattcacattaaaagcagcgTTGTCAAGTCAGGAACCAGCTCATGGTGTTTGactaaattattaattttgttgctttttcgTTTGCCTTTTGCACTGTGTGCACATGTAGCCAGAGCCATGTATATTTCATAGGGAACATGTAtgctctgctctgtctctctggtCTTGTGGTGGGAGCCCTATGATGTCATGTATAGGAGCTTCTGAGATATTTAGACCGAATGTCACTCGCTCAGAAAGACAAATGTGGGTGAGTGATGCCTTCCAATCAAGGTTTCTCTTCTCTGAGACACCATCAGTTTTTAAGCAGAGAATGGTTTCAGCCCTTTAATGTgtgcattaaattaaatgaaagatCATCACACATTTTCAACACATCTTCTGTGGGCCTCTCATTTAAGCGTTAACTGCATCTGTAATAACGAATCTGaattctttaaaataaatagtacAGTGGTTTATTTTGACGATATGTTCTTCAAGACGATTGAAACGATGAAAGTGTTGGTCTAAATATGTCACAGTCAGGACTTTGGGCCTGTGTCACTTTTAAACCATTAAGGTTGAGGCTGGTGCTATTCTATACttgtcttattgtcaacaaattaaTTGATCCGACTATATTGTGTGTCCTACTCCTGAATGTattcctctgagccatagagctccattgttgtccaaaaactattaaaaacacatcagtgagtcacactgttgcactgggagAAATGTTTCTTCATAACCATGAACaagggcactgtagttttttttgACATACACTTGAGTACCAAATACACAGCTGAATATAGTCCCCAGTTTGAGAACAGTGTGCTTAAAAACTACAATGGCCAGAAAATATcaagctttttattttaaaataaaagtatatattCATGACCTGTTTAGATTTGTTTAGATCTTAAGGAGGAGCGAATGGTCATGGGTATAAGAGCCACAGACCAGCTgtggaagtcagaaagtattgataAATGGATTAACATATTGTTGTTTCAAAGGTTTTGTTGACAGTAACAAAGATAAAATATCACTGGCCtgatttacattatttattattatttatttatttatttacattacgAGTGATACACTGTAAAATGAGCTAATTCTCCAGGGCATCTGGTGGCCAGAAGCCCCAGTATAACCCCTGACTTATTTCATATTGTGCTTTCATTTAGTCacttacatttacacacacactttaaacatGTCTGATTTGTACCTGTGACCGGTGGCCTCTGACCACCAGCTCAGGCTTCTAGGTCAGAGGCCCTTGGTTGATGGGGTCATCAACATTCCCCCTAATCAATAATTCATTTTTGATTGTACCAACAAATTACATGTCTAACTCCATGAGGCCTCACTGGCTTTTACAAAGAGTATAAATGTGAACAACAGCTGTAATAACAAGCACAGAAATCTAAATATTGGATTAAAACTGAAAGTTATTTACAacaatatttcaattaaaagcACTTGAAAGATACAACTTATTCCATAAGACCTCATGTTTTCAAAAGCAGTTCTATACAGTAAAGTACTTTATATACTGGatctgctgaaacacaacaaacaaaaacatttaaagattcAGAACCTTACtctacaaaacaatttactatTTACAAAAAAGAATCAAACATAATGCTGAATAAGGCATTACGGTAGATATTTCCATTCAGTTAAACATAGTTTTGCCCACACTGCagaaaacatttgcaaattCTTACAGTgatggagattttttttttaaaacgtTTTAAAAAAACGTTAGAGATAGTCCAGACAGGAGACCGgaacaatcttttttttttttaagatttaaaatgcTTCACCTAACATTTATAGCACTTAGTGTAAATACATAGTTTATTTTCACTAACTGGTTACAAGTGAAGCTTAATGTTACAACAGCTTGACAGCACATTGAAACAAAGTACACCACATTGTCACTTAATTTGCTGTTACAGAACAATATTCTCTTTACACTTgatatatatactgtaggtgCCTTTTTAAGCAAAACTGCATTGCTGCAGTGGCAAGATGAGAGGCATCAATTTGACTGCACTCCCAAAATGTGCAAAACATGTCTTCCTCACTTTAATCTCCTCCTGAAAGTGTCCGATGATCATCAATGGAAAAGAGTCCATTAGCTGTAATATGCGTAGGAAGCTTCTTGTTACTTGCTAATGCTTTTGATCCCATTCAGACTTGCCTCCATGCCAGTTTGAAGTCATTCAGTCACAACTCTGAGTTGAAACAGTGGCCCCGCTTTCCCCTTCAGCTCCTCAGTCTACTGTCAGCTGAATGTTTTAGTTGTGCAAAAGAACAGAGCAGCCTAACTGCTAGAGGAGTGGAAACAATGAGTCAGCTGAACGGTGATATCCTGGAAGCGCCAGTCATCTCGGCTTAATCATGAAGGCCTTATTTTCAtgttatttgatgtttttcatgAGCATCTCCCATGACAAATGTGATGGATGTTGCCATAGTCATATAGAATTTCACTTcctttgaaattatttttaattatttgtgcCCTTTGTctttcattcacatttttggATTCTCATTACCTTCCCAATATGGTTGAGtgacaatacaatacaatactatTACCAGTCTAGATATATAGTGCATTCAGAAAGTATTAAGACAGAGGAACATTTTCCATTGAGTTGGCTCAGCACACTGGATGTGAAATTAAATTCCTGACTTAAAGCAAATCCAGCTTTTAAAGTTGctatatgaaatatttttatattaacaatgggtcaaatgactatgtgtaatgtaaCAGGAGTCGCTCATAGTGACAAATCCACAGACAATAATTACTccactctgcagttcccctcagctgtAAGAAGCATTATAGTGTCTTTAagctaattgttttggttttagggcctgcaactttaatgttttggttcactctcactgctcaaAGAGTGTTGTCCCTGTTCACCCACTGCTGTTTTAAAAACCCactgaactgtacctgctcagTACCAAACAGTAGACAGAAACAgttggtgaacacagtggagcatttactAGCTGAAGAGCCAGCTATTTATGTCAGGAGTCATTGCAGGCCGAAACAGTTTGTTATTTCAAGTTGAAATGttataatatgtcagtgttgtgtttgcagcCCACAAGTGGCCAAAATTGCAGCCCAGCAGTATCTTCCTTGTTGACACTCTGCCAAGTCTGTGCTGCAGCCACCATCACTTCTCACTGCTACAGGGGATTTTTGGAGTCAGCCTGGTCTTCATCAAGTGAAGTCTATGATTATGTTAGATTGAGGTCAGGTGACTGACTCGGCCAATCAAACATCGGCCACTGTTTGGCCATAAAAAGAGTCCTTGGTGGCCTTGACTTTGTGTTTAGGATCAGTGTCCTTGCTGATAATCTGGTCATTGTGGGACTTTGTATACACAGGGCTATGAGCCCTACATTGTTCACCTAATATGGATGTGAAGACCTACAAACCCCTTACAATAAGCACTTGTTTTATTGTGCAGAAGTAGAACCaaagcaatgaaaaacacatctctATGCCAATACGTTCTGGCTGCACTGTATGTCTTTGCTTACATGGTTGCATTGTTATTTTGCTTTATACACAGTTCAAGAAGATATGTACATTTGAATCCCTTTCCTtatacacaggcacacacaggcATGTTTGTGATCATCCTGAAAAGACAATCCTGAAAGAATTCTGTGTCACAAAACTATTGGGATATTGACACAGTTGGTAATGTACATACATGGTAGGTCAAAAGCCTGCATCTGCAGACTCAGACTCCTGTGGTGGAAAACTGTGTGACCTCAGTCTGGAGGTCATCCTGAACTGCCCCCCCCCTCCACTGACCCATGCCTAGTCAGGCCGGCGGTCTCTCTGTCATCGCACgagcacaaacagacacaggctCCCTTGTGCTATTGCGTGCTCTGGAGAAGCTGTTCTGTTCCAGACGGGAGCGATAGGGCAGGCAGAAATCCCTGAAGCACCTTTTGAAGTTCTCATCCAAGAAGGCGTACAGCACGGGGTTGAGACTGCTGTTGGTGTAGCCCAGCGCGATGCACAGATGCCAGCTGGCCATCACTAGGAGGTTCTTGTGGTCAATTTCCACCATTGTCTTCACGATGATGAAGATGTGGATGGGGGTCCAGCAGATGATGAAGGCTGCCACGACCACCAGGACCATGCGGGTGATCCGGCGCAGGTTCCTGTCCTTCTCTTTGGAGCCCGAGAGCAGACGAACGCTCTTGAGCCGCAGGATCATCAGACCGTAGCAGATGGTGATGACCAGGACAGGAACCACGAAGGCGAAGATGAACACGCAGATTTTCATCACTGTGTCCCAGTACCGCTCAGGTTTGGGGAATCTGAGCATGCAGGCAGTGGTTCCTGAGGAGTTAAAACAATTAGAAGTTTAATAGAGGGCCATGTGGAGAGGCTAATTTAAGTTAATAACCCAGCTCAAATGTATTCTCTTTCACGACATGATCACTCTCCGAAATCAACGCTTGCcaataaaagtgtaaaaagcTTGTGCTGATAAGTGAAGTTTTTATACAACGATGGtaattttaggcatttttcccCACTTCATGAATAAAAATCCCTCACCTTTTTCTGTCACCTTGGTAACAGCCATGATCATCACAGGGACTCcaacagcagaggagaggatcCAGATGCAGACGTTGATAAGCTTGGCTTTGGCGGGCGTGCGGAAGTCCAGGGCTCTCACCGGATGACAGACAGCGATGTAGCGGTCCACACTCATCATGGTGAGCGTGAAGATGCTGGTGAACATGTTGTAGTAGTCGATGGCGATGACCACTTTACACAGCGCCTCCCCAAAGGGCCATGTGCTCATCAGGTACTTGGCGCTCTGGAACGGGAGGGTGCTGGTGGCGAGAGCGTCGGCGAGAGCCAGGTTGAAGATGTAGATGTTCGTGGCGGTCTTCATTTTGGTGTACCTGGTTGGTTGGAGGAAAAGGCCCTTTTAATTGATTCTGACTCATAGTCGACAGCAACTGCTGTCAGTTGGAGgagatttcttttattttcttttgaagGTTTGCATGCTACTGCATCACAAAGAGGTAGCCGAGTGTGGCTGACTCACGGTTtccattaaaacatttcaaggtTAGGAACCAATTTGTTTGCTCTAATCCATTTCCTCTGTCAAACTATCTGCTGTTTCCCCTCGAAAAATATCAAACTAATAAAAGAGCTTTGTAGATGCATAATGTTTCTGTGGCGCTACACTAAATGCAGGAAAGACTCTATGCTCAATCCGAGTCCATTAAACTGCACTTCTGTGTGAACAGTCCACCActgaaaaatatttcaaaactcCTTGATTTCAGATtcacactttttttccttttaccaGTGCCCAGTCTTGTCTGAATGCCAGCTGAACATGTTGTCTGGATGTTTAAAGACAGATTCCTCCACATTATGACAgtcacatttaattaaattgcagcAACAGGCTCTAAGGGGATGAGCAAAGACAAAGGGATGTCTTGCTTTATATCTTAATCCTTCGCATAAGTGGAtgtattacttatttattgCTTTCACAGCAAGAGTGGGcacaatgtgttttgtattcaatttgtttgatcATTCTGAAATTGGCAAACCAATGTTTCACTTTCGTCTTCCACACATTTCACCAGGGATTTAGGAAGCAGCACAGTgagaggattttttttcagtggaCGTCCACCCATCTCCCTCATTGCTTTCTCATTTAAGCTGCATTAGttcaacaacaagtcaacatgGCAGGGATCCTCAAAGTCTCCAGTACATGAATTAGCGAGAGGGAGAACAGTCATTTCTATTGATTTGCAGGTGAGGGGTTCAACATTTATTTCCTATGCAAGTTAATCATCTGAGTGTACCACATCATTCCTGAAAGGAATAATTGGCGCAATAAAGTAATTTTGATGCTAAGCTGGGAGGCACACCGCCCTCCCGCTCCTCTTGTGTgtaggaggtgtgtgtgtgtgtgtgtgtgtgtgtgtgtgtgtgtgtgtgtgtgtgtgtaggtgtgttaGAGAGCAGCTCTCAGACACACTGAAACTGtgtgaaattacaaaataagaaaatataagaaGAATTACTATTATGGCCctagaatataaaatatttccAGAAGTAAGTGGTGCTTTAAAACAATCCTGATGATATAAAAAAGACATATTTATCATTTCCATAGTGGGTCTGATGCTATAGTTTCTGTGTGGCTTTTCACTGATCAACAGCAAATTATAGTAGTAAATATCAATTTAGTAAtcatattctttattttattcttattattttatactttattattatttacttataCTTTATTAGGCTATTATGCAATTATACTTACGCCTAaactaatgagtttatggttcTTTGTTTATCATATGTTTTCTTACCTAACCACCCCGTACATTACAAGCAGGTTTCCCAGAAGTCCCACCACACAGATGAGAGAGTAGAGAGCCGTGATACAAACTGCGATGATGAGACTtgtagtgttccttgttgcagCCTCGTCGGTCTCGTTGCTCTTTGATGGCACGCGCAGCAGATCCTCAGAGAACGTAACATTGAAAGGAGTTATGGAGAAGGAGTAGCGCTCGTTAAAATCACCAAGAGCGTCTGGAGGAAGAGTGGGTAGCTCCATATCTAAAATCCAGATGAGATCGTAGCGCGCCAAGAAGTCAGATTTCCAAAAGAAATCAGGTACACAGCAGCTCATGGAACCTGGACAGCAAATTCGTAATGAGGCGCATAGGAGGTttgcgcgctctctctctctctctctctctctctctctctctctctctctctctctctctctctctctctctctctctgtgcgcTCCCTTGCGCACTTGTGCACAAAGCAAGATGCCAGGAAACTGTTTCCCTGCCCAATCCTTACCCTGCCTAAAGGGATTCCATTTGTGTGCTTTAATTAGCTCTGACATATAATGCTTCATCacatcctgtttttgtttttgttaattctCCCTATTATCCCAAGTAACAGATTCTTAGTCCACTACCCACCCAGCACCTCATCAAACAA from Micropterus dolomieu isolate WLL.071019.BEF.003 ecotype Adirondacks linkage group LG03, ASM2129224v1, whole genome shotgun sequence harbors:
- the oprd1b gene encoding opioid receptor, delta 1b, whose product is MELPTLPPDALGDFNERYSFSITPFNVTFSEDLLRVPSKSNETDEAATRNTTSLIIAVCITALYSLICVVGLLGNLLVMYGVVRYTKMKTATNIYIFNLALADALATSTLPFQSAKYLMSTWPFGEALCKVVIAIDYYNMFTSIFTLTMMSVDRYIAVCHPVRALDFRTPAKAKLINVCIWILSSAVGVPVMIMAVTKVTEKGTTACMLRFPKPERYWDTVMKICVFIFAFVVPVLVITICYGLMILRLKSVRLLSGSKEKDRNLRRITRMVLVVVAAFIICWTPIHIFIIVKTMVEIDHKNLLVMASWHLCIALGYTNSSLNPVLYAFLDENFKRCFRDFCLPYRSRLEQNSFSRARNSTREPVSVCARAMTERPPA